The Acropora muricata isolate sample 2 chromosome 7, ASM3666990v1, whole genome shotgun sequence genomic interval tcacacaggtcacattgaaattcATAAACAAGGCACTGTTGGTTCACAATCGGTGGCTTAGCCTCTCGCAATTTGAGGTCTCGTTCAATCTTCTGGCTAACAAATACAGGTTGCACGGTCGTCTGAATCTTGTGACTTAAATCTTTAAGTTGGGCGCGAACAATATCAGCTGATACCTGATCTTTAAACGGTAGGACAACACGAATGGGGTCCAATCGATCGCTGACAGCAGGTGAAGAAACAGGTTGATCAGATGCTCTGGCGGCAACAAACCGTGAAATGCTAGAGTTAACAAGATTGTTAACAAGATTGATTGAAATTAGTGTTTTCTCGACTAAAATATCCTGACAATCTTGTTAACTCTACCATAATAtttgaacaataatttaatatttgaacaataattttaaaaaaaagccaAATGCCCGTGGGGGTGCCCGTATgggggatgggggggggggagctGAGGCTTTCTTTTGACCGTACCTAAGTATTAATTCGTTGGAAATTTAGTAGGTTTAACTACAACTTAGAgcgcttttcaaaaataatgtCAAAAGAAATCACCTAATTcccttggttttggttttagttaAATTTCTCATTgtctctttaaaaaaaaatagaaaattaatcCGTGAATTGAATTGGCTCATGGTTGGCTGAATACAAGAGTTAGCTTGCGCTTGTAATTGGCTccgtaattaaaaaaaaaactgttaaagaaactCTGCTAGGCATACGTAGACATAAATTATATCGGCCTCACTGGGATGTGAAACAGCTGCGGATCCAATAAATGGAATAGAAGAAACAAGAGGGGGCCCttctttttggaaatttaactcTAGTCTTTTAGAGAATGAGAGGTATATCAAATTAATAACCGATAAATATAGCTACAGGCTGGAAGAAGGAAAAGTTTTGCAAGACCCTAGGTAAGATCCTCTGGGACTTTATTAAATACAAAATCCAACATGAAACCATTATCTACAGTAAACAGAAGGCTAGGAATAGGAGTGCCAACAATTAAAGATGTACAGGAATTGGCAAAACTTAGGCATAGCTCAGGCACTCTACTGGCAGTTGATTTTCAGAAAGCCTTCGATTCTTTAGATCATTCCTTCCTTGTCAAagtcctgaaaaaaaaaattggaccaTATTTCCTTCAGTGGTTCAAGACCTTTTATGCTAATGTTTCCAGTTGTGTCTTGAACAACGTTTTCTTACTGATCTATCTCCAGTGCAATGTGGCGTTAGATAGGTTGAACCCTTATCAGCTTTACTCTTCATTTTAGCTCTTGAAGTACTTGCTTGTCAGATCCGAGAAAGCGACAAAGTCACAGGGATAGTTGTTAATAATGAGAAAATTAAACTAAATCTCTTTGCAGATGATATGACTCGTTTTCTTAGTGATACAACAGCATATCAAAGTTTAATAGAGACACTTCAGCTTTTTCAACACTGACTGAGATATTTGCCTTTCGTGGACAAAAGCTCGATCAAAAGAGTTTTCATCATGAAGTGCGAAGGTTGAATTTAAGGTTTGCCCATGAATTTTGTCGCCAGCTTGGATTCTCCAACTCCACACTTCTCACATTTAACAAATGTGTTGTGCAAAATACGAGAGTAGATATCtgaaacagtaaaattcaaGTTTGAGGGAGGAGCCTGGGGACAAACTGAATGACAGTAGTATCATCTACATACTTAGTTTTATTCATAGAGTTAGAGGCCaatctgtttgtctgtttgctttttgctgttgttgttgttttgctacGAAAAGCACCATCTGTTAAATACAAAATGTGAAATATCAATTTTTCATCCTCACGAAAAGGAAACAGAGAAAGCAACAAAATATTACAGCTACACACGTGATTGGATGCTTGGGTGATgcgcaccgtccttaaatattTTAAGCCCCCTAGTGTTTTGATGCAGTTAGCGCTTGTCTTGCAAAAATTGCACGAACTTATAAACATGTAGCCCCTTTTAAACGACTGAGAGCGTTGAGCGTCAAACCTCCAGAATCTAAGGTTGACGCAACGGTCCTTGCAACGCGCTTGCAACGTTGTGATGTTCAACCATGTGTTGCAACTTACGCGACAACAGTTTGAAGGGCTATCAGTAGGCGAAAGTGGAACACTTGTCTCTAGTTGATCTTCTAGTAAATTTAAGCTTTCAAGAGGTTTATCCTACAGTAGGCACTggatttttgcttcattttcctaTATCTCTGTTTAGGTTGTGTTTGTCACAATAGCAGAcgtacaaaatatttcttgatttcttgtaatgaaGAGCTAGTACTAAAGATATATAGAACTGATGATGCTAAATCTCTCGTAGATAGACTTTGTGAGTTAAGCTGTTGAGCTGTGATACAAGAGTGTATTGTATTAGGTTCATAGCATCTACATTTCAGATAAGTGAAGGAGCGAACCGAAAGAGTCTGAGATGCAGCAAATcctcaaaacaaaatcaaaaaagaaaaagcaatgaaaaaaaaaacctctatttggagaggttttgtcattattacactaatgctaaaaacaaaaagaaagactgcAAAGGCTTCTAATCCTGTatcacatgttttcaaaaaaaaaaaggaaaggaaaggcaGATTGGGTAGGTTCTGTCGGTTCTCCAACGTGGGAAGGTTGTCTCTTCGCAAGCGAGAAATCCAGGTTTTTTTAAGCTTTGAGTCCTTCGGAATTTTATGGTTACTGAAATTTTCCTGGGAATAGCAGTTGAGATGAGCCGCAAGtggtaaataattttctctCGATAAAACAGCATTTGCACTCCTAACAAGAAGTAGCTCGACTCTACTGCGACCGTTTACACTTAACATCTAGCTATATGtgacaataaaaaatttcaaattccaaagaccgaATATCAAATTACTGAGAAATCACAATATGAGTTCTACATATGCACTCTTGATATAACGCATATATGCAATGCGTGAAAAGCTTCCTGGTAACGCACAAAGTGTACCTTACATGAGTATGacggttcaataattatttcagctcGATCGCTAAGTACCTGTCGATCCTGATGCTGTTCTAACGCGACCATTTTTCCACTTCCCGGGAGGGTCaagtaacatgtaataatcgcaGTATAATAACCTAAACGAGGGGACACTTGTTCCGGTCTCAAATACGTCTACTGAGAACTAAATCTCGCCCCAATAATAAAAGGACCACTAAGAACAGTTACGGGGGAAATTTTAAAATCGCGCGATTGTGTTCTTTAGTTTTCTACTTAAGAGTTACATTCAGTTATCCACTTACTCCAGTGcctgcatgtttttttgaacCATATCTCGTACGTATCTTTCGTGTGTCGGTTTCTTCCTTCTGTGAAGTTTTGTAGTGCGGTTTCTccatcgatttcttgggcgcggtgtttccCTGtcgttacagcggagtcagggtagccgcgttttttgaaaaaaaaaaaaattgaacaaaaaaaaattgaacgtcTCAAATTGCTATTCCCAGGAAAATTTCAGTCGTGTTTCAAGTGCACTTTCCCTAGCAgttttttcactgtggcaccaaatatttttaataagagtttgaagaagtgagcaaaaagctggaaaaggcttaacctaagtcctccaatttattggttacaaaaattgaacaaaaaaaaattgaacgtcTCAAATTGCTATTCCCAAGAAAATTTTAGTCGTGTTTCAAGTGCACTTTCCCTAGCGGTTTTTTTACTGTggcaccaaagatttttaataagagtttgaagaagtgagcaaaaagctggaaaaggcttaacctaagtcctccaatttattggttacccaaattgggtcaggggtcagatgtcgtacgcaaaatggtcacgcaaatgatgaacttacaagaattttcaaatgttatctacgttttcgatGGTAATATATAGGTCAACAaacctaacctacttctctttaactaagtttaagttttaagaatacgttcaaatgtatttttgaatatgtggaataaactcaacagatatttcttcaagtataagaagcgatgttttggtcaacaaatgtttcggaatgtttttgagtttgtaaaaccgtaccgcttcagtcgtattaagagacatgctggcacttaaagcATGGTTAAGAAAGATACAAACAactttacttaacactcacagcttcacaaaagaaagataacgatgctgactactttcaatggtcatttattttttttctgtgtattttcgacaaactgactctataattagcttgaaatgaacatcgaattctgcaggcttacatggcgcttgggtggtatcacgttttatttaactacccagacaagacttaatttccaacaaccaaactttccaggcGTATATTTTGATAACTGTgctttcgtctggtatggttataatgtctaaattttaggtaccaggtgtcgtttaaaccggtAAAAGTTAGCGTtcattttgtctcccaaaaaatcgtgcgaaatatACCTCTATAAAAGcggcgataaaaatagtaccaaagagaactacagaaaattttttatatgcttttattacacagtaatagtgtaattattgtgcaaagtttgatggtgattggccttgtttagcgctgccagcattTTCCTAAATTTGCGTGACGATTGGACCTTTAAGGCAAGGcgaaaatggcttttttaacgaattttcaaacttttttaaatttcagccggaaaaaaaaaaaaccctggaactttaaaatatttttttcgaaactagttcacagaaagggatgttttggtaaaataaaaaaaaaaatcgatttttcgttactaattttcgattttcgaaAAATTCGGGCGGCTTCTCTTAATTGCCCAAATCATGCCACAACATTTTATAGAGGAGACCTGCAGGGCATGACTTTACCATAGAAAAGTCATTTTTCTAAACCGATCTCCTGTCTGTAATTGCGTCTTTCTTTTCGCTTTCTCGTTACTTGCCTTTTTTTATGATTATGGTTATGATTTATGTCATTATTTGAAACttacataatatttttaataatattaatgtattAATTTATTGTAAGGGGTTACAATATGAGGTTACTAGATGTGCCTCTTTCCTTTCCATGTATTTCAGACATAGATTAATTTAATTATGAATTGTACTTTAATCTTTGTATCAGGAAAGTCACTCAATTCCTGCCAAGCTATTTCCTTAATCCATAAGGGAGCTCCATAAGCTTACAAACGTACGCAGATAAAACATTGAGTAGTTTTAATATGGCTGTCGAAAAGCACAACCAAAGCAATCACAGTGCCAATCAAATGCGGAATCATtgtcattttcagccaaccactAATGGATGgaattcatgaaaaaaaaaaaaaaactatccaATGAAAATTCAAAGTAAAAGCAATTGAGGCAATAACTTTATAAATATTGGCCAATCATAGCAAATGTTTAACCTTGTTTTGACGTCAACTGAATTTCCAGCCAATCAAAAATGGTTATGTATCTTCATGTCACGTTCCCCACACCTCGATCGGGAGAATTGAAAATCTTTATCGCCGAGTCTCTTTGACAGTGGGACGGCTCTTTTGTTTTAGACACAACGAAATAAACAGATTCAAAGGAACGATATTGTGGCCACTATATTTGTTCAAGGACGCAgaccttttttttaaatgtgagTACACactaaataattatatatattccCGGTAATGTGATCAACAAAGCTATGACTTGGCAATTCTAATTTTTCAGGCAACTGGCAGCTCAAATTTATTATATGTACAAATAAGCAAACATCGGCCCCTGACCAAGAAATTAACATCaagcgaaaaaaacaaaaaaaaaaaaaaacaacaaaaaatagaTGAAATCTTTGAGTAAGGAGGTTTTTTTTCCCGAAAAATCTTGGATGCTTGCATttttaggaaaacaaaacagtttaaGTTATTAGGCTTTTCTAGTAGCACTTTCCAATTAAGTGAAAAATTAAGTTGTTAGAATATGGTCTTCGCCTTCTTTTGAACCcaccccaaaaaaaaaaaaaaaaaaaaaatactgactGTCGAATATACCAAGCATTTTATGACCAGCTATTCTCGAAATTTTAAGCCTCTTTTCACATTTTGTGAAAGGGTAATTTAAGCATAGAGGGTTGAAATCTGGGAAAATGTTAATTAAGCATCTTCTTTAAACAAGTCAATTTGTGTAAATAAAAACTCCTTCAGCGAACGATAACACCTGCAAAGTTTAATACTCTAGTATGTTTGTTGGTTATTCTTGCTCTCCCTATGAtatgtattttttgctttcttttgtcaAGTTTCCTCCCCATTATGATTTATTGCCTATGTCCGATGCCGTGAAGATAGTTTGATGTTATAGACAAACACTTAAACATTGAAGACAATTTGCGTAAATTAAAACTACGTCAGCAAAAGATTACACCTGCAAAATCAATTTTCTAGTTTGAGTGTTAATGATTCTTGGTCTTGCTGCGACGAGCAACCTTCGCTTTCCTTTCTATTATAGTTTGCCTGAATTATGTGCAAGCAAATACTTATTAActttatgttattgttattattattgttattattattacacacaaaaacaaaacaaacaaacaaagaaagcacTTGTATTATTATGCTGAgtgagcaaaaatatttttatcataAAATGTGACATTTTACATTGAAAATAGCCAAGGCTTTTCATGGTAGGCAAAGTATAAAGTAATACTATCATGTAATACTGTCAGTGTGCTTTAgattcttgtattttttttttttttttttttttcgtttggcCTGCTACAGGCGAGATGTCACTGGCAATTTTCCTATTTTATGTTATGCCCTTGGTTGGTACAAGTGAAGCGAAAGGCGAGCAATGCAAAGTTTATCAAGTCCCAATTAGTGGCAAAGCACTTCGCAATCACGCTTACAGAACTGCAAAGGCCGGGGAACTGTTTAGATGCTATGTACGCTGTGAGAGAGATCCAGTGTGCAAGAGCTGCAACTTCAAACAGTCACAAGAGATCTGCGAAATGAATAACGAGACCAAGGAAACGAAACCAAATGACTTCATCACAGATGAGCAAAGCTATTACATAAAACGCATGGGTGGAGGTGGGTAGAACAGCAAGCAACGTTCAGGGAGCCACCGACGGGAACTGGAAGTAAAGATTTCGTATGCCAGGACAGTGGCTTCTccaagattttcaaactaattgtCTCTACtactgaaaatatattttacaatATACTTTACActgtaaatgtggtagtgtgaagacaagttagaCACGGAAACAGCTCAGTTTCGGTGGTCATTTGTGGCTTAAAAACGTCTTTTGCTGAACTTCTCTAAAACAGTAAAACATCCTAGAAACACTTtacaaacaaaagaagctcATAACTTGGAACCTTTTTACTTATATAATTCCCACAAGGGGCGTTAAATTTAGGGAACGCGTACTGAAATTGGCATTCATGTGATCTCATTCTACATTCCTGGGCATGTTTCCTTCATGTTTTTTAAAGTAGGCAAACAGCTTACTTCCAGTTGTCCTCCGTGGCTCAAAGACGTTGCTCACTTAAGCAGACGCAGTGTCGCCTCACGTTTTCCTCGGCTATTTCATTTTCGTGTTGATAAAAACGTCTCGTGCCTAAGCTCTCTGATGTTATGCCTTATATATCATTAAACGTCTTGTCATCTCTCGATAACCCAGAAATGATCCAACCGATGTTTTTATTTCCTCGAGAATAGCACCTTCTACGTGCTTCAAAAGTGGCTTGTTCCTTCGGTTCACTCTTTCCAACCCTTACGCTTAACACAACGTTTGCGAGTTCGTATTCCTCGGGGAATGTTATGAACAGTTACAAGCAAGGCAATGATGTCGAAATTACTATGGAAAGTCTGAGGTCTGAAGTCTGAGGTCCGAAGTCCGAAATCCGTGTACTCCTTTCGGGTAAGTTATGCCGTGGTATAAACGAAGTTGGAAAATCTTACTGCACTGATCAATAACACGTACCCTCTGCTAGTCGCACCTACACGAAAAAGTCTCAATTTAGTCATATGAACAACTCTTGTCTTCAAGCATCCATTTGTTTAAATTCTTAACTGTGTTTTGAATTTGCAGCTGTCACAGCTTCATCTTGCAACGAAATATTTAAAAACCAAAGGTAAGTGCCTTGGCCACTAAGAATTTCTTTTAGAGGAAAAGGCATAAAATGTGTGCAAAGCAAAAAGAACTCTAATGTTTACAGTATTGCAAAAGCATGCGAAATTGTGTTGTGCTGTCTTATTGAGTCAAAGCAATCATAAGTCAAAACTGTTGGTGAACACAATAGGAGAGGCTAATGTGCATCAATTCATAATGCTTAACTTTCGTTTTATTGTGCATTTCTTTCCATCGATGAAAGGGGAACAAAGAGCCAGGTGTACATGCTGATGCTTGGGTCACGCAACATTCCAGTTTATTGTTTTATGGGAGACTTCGGATGCGGAAGTGGAGGATGGACCCTTGTTATGAAAACTGATGGCACAAAGGTAAAGGAGAGAACATTTGCTGAAcaatttttaattagttttcAGAAAATGATTTCATTGTACTTCTTTGTTAAGTTCTCTAAAGAATTACAGCTGCATTTCTTGCTATTTCCATGAAATTGATTTTCACTTTGGAAAATATATAGTGATTTCAACTAAATTATTTGCTTTGGCgatatttttttccattattcAAAGCGATATATGTTATAAATATTTGAGTATCGTTTACAGAACACATTCCACTATTCCTCTCCTTTCTGGAGGGACAAGGAAGTTTACAACCTTGCAGGAGGGAAGACTGGTTTTGACAAACATGAAACTAAACTACCCTCGTATTGGGAGACGCACTTCTCAAAGATCTGTCTTGGAATGTGGAACGGCTCAAGGACAAGATTTGTGGTCATTCGCCAAAGCGCCAACTCACTGTATGAACTGATCGCTGACGAAATATACCGAAATGTTTCGCTGGGCGGTGACAAGTGGAAGTCTCTTATTGGTCCACAAGCCTCACTACAGAAGAATTGCAATAAAGAAGGGTTCAACGTTGTCTGTGGAGGCAGTGAAAGCAGCAAATATTCAAGAGCAAGGATCGGTATCATTGCGAACGATCAAAACGACTGTCTAACTTGTGACTCCAGAATTGGATATGGAACTGCAGGTTTGCAAGACGACTCAAACACATGTGGAAACGATGCCATGCATTCTCCTGATAATGGCGATAAACATATCAAGGCCATGGGGTATATCCTGGTTCAGTGATTTACTACTAACCTAACTTTCCAGGCAAAACAAGATTTCTACCTCATTCCATAGTGTTAAAAGTTTTAATAAAGTTAGCCTAAAATGCGAACGATATTGCCCGGTGggttgcttttttctttctcgaTTCCTTGCTACGGAAACTCCTCCCTGAAATTAATCTCTCTAAAAGAATTTTTGCAGTCCTAGTTGAAGGAAAATCACGCTACGTTACCTTTCGTTTTCGCCTTTTGAATGAATCGAGATACATGAAAGAACCAGGAGGATTCGATTGCCggacaaaaaagcaaaagtaacaaaaggaatatatatatatatatatatatatatatatatatatatatatatatatatatatatatatatatatataaagtctttcacaagcatccaatacgtgttgatggtctcttcataaaacaatatagaaaacacaaatgaagacgagacacgtttttgaagaacacctatatttcgaccgacttgtcggtcttcttcagggtgaatgaaggaaaccgttaaacaaaatttttacaacgccaccgaaatacgaaagcgcgcgctacgacttaataaccgtaggatttcaaacagaagagacaagtgcacgtgccgaaggataataacacgcgcgtgccaaaggagagcagacgaactgagataatatgaattacgctaagaataaaatagaaatttttacttacggccacgttcccctctattatggccaaaaaagaagtcactctcattaagtccatccggttttaaggagcggagccgatatacccattgcccctccttagcaagcaggtcgtctttatcattaactttatcaataagttggatgcgaacatctgaaagtccatgatgcccaagactataaaaatgcctatagacaaggtcatcactctccttatcaacagccaacatcctagagtgggctcgtaaacgactcttgtggttgttaaaccttaatctaaacttagtggtggtggagccgacatactgaaaaccacaaaccttacaactaattaaataaacaacattcctagaattacaatcgaaaccacgattgatagtatagctagtaccagtagtaaggctagagaacctatctccgacaataagataattacatacatcacatctgctactaccacatttatgagttcctcgggtaaccaaaaagtcctgatccagaggtcgtaatttagcgtgaactaaataatccttcaagctcttagggcgacgaaacgccatcatgggcaaatcaagaatggcctgcttacatctattggaaaggcttaaaagggggtgtaactcttttaatattccccctatattgggtagacccgggtgatatgtaaccacaaagggcactcttttccgagtagtcccttgcttaggaacaaatagctcattacggtctaacatccgagcccgatgtatttgtccccgaacaaagggttccctataacctctatgaaccaaatgcttttgaagagcagctgccctgttctcaaacgcagcagaggtggagcaaatacgacggagcctaagggcctgtgcataggggatgctttgtttaaccccctttggatgacatgaagtatggaacaagtactgatgcttatcagtaggcttagtgtataaatcagtttcaataacaccattgttgttgataatttgtacatctagataattaatggtacgttttgaccagtcccatgtaaacttgatgttgtcgtgtaactgatttatccactgaaggaactttagaagtgattgttcccccgctgtccagatcatgaaaatatcatcaatgtacctgagccaaagatagggtttgactggagctaaattcagtaactgtgattcgaggtggtgcataaataaattagcatatgcaggcgccatccttgtaccaatggctgtaccacgcttttgtaaaaaatggctgccctcaaattcaaagttgttgttcttgagaaccaattcagccagGTCGGCAATATGATCGGTAGGAATCACAGGGTTAGATCTCCcgtcgccctaagagcttgaaggattatttagttcacgctaaattacgacctctggatcaggactttttggttacccgaggaactcataaatgtggtagtagcagatgtgatgtatgtaattatcttattgtcggagataggttctctagccttactactggtactagctatactatcaatcgtggtttcgattgtaattctaggaatgttgtttatttaattagttgtaaggtttgtggttttcagtatgtcggctccaccaccactaagtttagattaaggtttaacaaccacaagagtcgtttacgagcccactctaggatgttggctgttgataaggagagtgatgaccttgtctataggcatttttatagtcttgggcatcatggactttcagatgttcgcatccaacttattgataaagttaatgataaagacgacctgcttgctaaggaggggcaatgggtatatcggctccgctccttaaaaccggatggacttaatgagagtgacttcttttttggccataatagaggggaacgtggccgtaagtaaaaatttctattttattcttagcgtaattcatattatctcagttcgtctgctctcctttggcacgcgcgtgttattatccttcggcacgtgcacttgtctcttctgtttgaaatcctacggttattaagtcgtagcgcgcgctttcgtatttcggtggcgttgtaaaaattttgtttaacggtttccttcattcaccctgaagaagaccgacaagtcggtcgaaatataggtgttcttcaaaaacgtgtctcgtcttcatttgtgttttatatatatatatatatatatatatatatatatatatatctgtgtttatatatatatatatatatatatatatatatatatatatatatatatatatatatatatacagtactacagtactgtttcggccttctgggcctcatcagtgcagtgctgatgctgagatgaaggccaACCCTTAAAGGCcgcctcgagcttcccacaaatgtggtaactcagtcctgccagagtgctcgaactagagtactctagtgagcgtgcgcaattgctaaatagcaaggactcatcccagatagagtgctcaatttggtttttacaccaaagagctatatctaaggttagggttagaga includes:
- the LOC136923824 gene encoding uncharacterized skeletal organic matrix protein 5-like isoform X1; this translates as MSLAIFLFYVMPLVGTSEAKGEQCKVYQVPISGKALRNHAYRTAKAGELFRCYVRCERDPVCKSCNFKQSQEICEMNNETKETKPNDFITDEQSYYIKRMGGAVTASSCNEIFKNQRGTKSQVYMLMLGSRNIPVYCFMGDFGCGSGGWTLVMKTDGTKNTFHYSSPFWRDKEVYNLAGGKTGFDKHETKLPSYWETHFSKICLGMWNGSRTRFVVIRQSANSLYELIADEIYRNVSLGGDKWKSLIGPQASLQKNCNKEGFNVVCGGSESSKYSRARIGIIANDQNDCLTCDSRIGYGTAGLQDDSNTCGNDAMHSPDNGDKHIKAMGYILVQ
- the LOC136923824 gene encoding uncharacterized skeletal organic matrix protein 5-like isoform X4, whose translation is MNNETKETKPNDFITDEQSYYIKRMGGAVTASSCNEIFKNQRGTKSQVYMLMLGSRNIPVYCFMGDFGCGSGGWTLVMKTDGTKNTFHYSSPFWRDKEVYNLAGGKTGFDKHETKLPSYWETHFSKICLGMWNGSRTRFVVIRQSANSLYELIADEIYRNVSLGGDKWKSLIGPQASLQKNCNKEGFNVVCGGSESSKYSRARIGIIANDQNDCLTCDSRIGYGTAGLQDDSNTCGNDAMHSPDNGDKHIKAMGYILVQ